A region of Jannaschia sp. W003 DNA encodes the following proteins:
- a CDS encoding ABC transporter permease, giving the protein MALPAYYGPLHRAGHYGLRILAGLVLVFLMLPILVIVPLSFNAQPYFTFTEGMLALDPDAYSLRWYREIWTDAKWTLAIRNSFAIGIAAAALATLLGTVAAVGLASPHMPFKRLVTALLLSPMIVPLIIIAAGMFFFYTNFGLVGTYPGLVIAHAALGVPFVIITVTATLVGFDQSLFNAGLSLGASPTRVFWDVVIPLIRPGVISGALFAFVTSFDEVVLVLFLAGPEQRTIPRQMFSGLREQINPTILAVATLLVVLSMALLLTLEMLRRRSERLRGVEA; this is encoded by the coding sequence ATGGCGCTTCCCGCATACTACGGGCCCCTCCACCGCGCCGGGCACTACGGGCTGCGCATTCTCGCCGGGCTGGTGCTGGTGTTCCTGATGCTGCCGATCCTCGTGATCGTGCCGCTCAGCTTCAATGCCCAGCCCTACTTCACCTTCACCGAAGGCATGCTGGCACTCGATCCGGACGCCTACAGCTTGCGCTGGTACCGCGAGATCTGGACCGACGCGAAGTGGACGCTGGCGATCCGCAACAGCTTCGCGATCGGCATCGCCGCCGCCGCACTCGCGACCCTGCTAGGCACCGTGGCCGCCGTGGGCCTCGCCTCGCCGCACATGCCGTTCAAGCGGCTAGTCACGGCGCTGCTGCTCTCGCCCATGATCGTGCCGCTGATCATCATCGCGGCGGGCATGTTCTTCTTCTACACGAACTTCGGCCTCGTCGGCACCTACCCGGGCCTCGTGATCGCCCACGCAGCGCTCGGCGTGCCCTTCGTGATCATCACCGTGACGGCCACGCTGGTGGGCTTCGACCAGTCGCTGTTCAACGCCGGCCTGAGCCTCGGCGCCTCGCCCACGCGGGTGTTCTGGGACGTGGTGATCCCCTTGATCCGCCCCGGCGTGATCTCGGGCGCGCTGTTCGCCTTCGTGACCTCGTTCGACGAGGTGGTGCTGGTGCTGTTCCTGGCCGGCCCCGAGCAGCGCACGATCCCGCGGCAGATGTTCTCGGGCCTGCGCGAGCAGATCAACCCGACGATCCTCGCGGTGGCCACGCTCCTGGTGGTCCTGTCCATGGCGCTCCTGCTGACGCTGGAGATGCTGCGCCGCCGCTCCGAGCGCCTGCGCGGGGTCGAGGCCTGA
- a CDS encoding alpha-amylase family glycosyl hydrolase, giving the protein MTDDRTPWWKTGVIYQIYPRSFMDADGDGVGDLAGIAARLDHLVDLGVDAVWVSPVYPSPMRDFGYDVADYCGIDPLFGTLEHFDALVEAVHGRGMKLLMDFVPSHSSDAHPWFREARASKDSPKRDWYLWADPAPDGGRPNNWVSEFGGPAWTFDEATEQYYLHIFLPSQPSLNWRNPDLRATMLDAMRFWYDRGVDGFRIDAVEHAAPDPAFPDNPPNPAWDGDDPAQAVLRTHSAHQPEVFEIARAMRAVAREYEPERLLVGEAYGTFEEVVRYYRPPAFDGFQLPFNFALIRSPWTAQDVGRLVDDYEAALPEGAWPNWVLGNHDRPRIATRAGRAQARVAAMLLLTLRGTPTLYQGEELGKEDAVIPSEMVQDPWGRNVPGLGRDPVRTPMAWEAGEGAGFTTGTPWLPIAVPPEGPVAAQHAEPGSILNLHRALLRLRRGSDALRLGGYRRLDAPEGVLLYERRHGGEALRVALNFTGAAVAMPLEGDVVLSTHGGSDPATLLANEGRILR; this is encoded by the coding sequence ATGACCGACGACCGCACCCCCTGGTGGAAGACCGGGGTCATCTACCAGATCTACCCCCGCTCGTTCATGGACGCGGACGGCGACGGCGTGGGCGACTTGGCTGGCATCGCGGCGCGGCTCGACCATCTCGTGGACCTCGGCGTGGACGCGGTGTGGGTCTCGCCCGTGTACCCCTCGCCGATGCGGGACTTCGGCTACGACGTGGCGGACTACTGCGGCATCGACCCGCTGTTCGGCACGCTTGAACACTTCGACGCGCTGGTCGAGGCGGTGCACGGACGCGGCATGAAGCTCCTGATGGACTTCGTGCCGTCGCACTCCTCGGACGCGCACCCGTGGTTCCGGGAGGCGCGAGCGTCGAAGGACAGCCCGAAACGCGACTGGTACCTCTGGGCCGACCCCGCCCCGGACGGCGGGCGGCCCAACAACTGGGTGTCGGAGTTCGGCGGCCCCGCCTGGACCTTCGACGAGGCGACGGAGCAGTACTACCTCCATATCTTCCTGCCCTCGCAGCCCTCGCTGAACTGGCGCAATCCGGACCTGCGGGCCACCATGCTGGATGCCATGCGCTTCTGGTACGACCGGGGCGTGGACGGCTTCCGCATCGACGCCGTGGAGCACGCCGCGCCCGACCCGGCGTTCCCGGACAACCCGCCCAACCCCGCGTGGGACGGCGACGACCCGGCGCAGGCGGTGCTGCGGACCCATTCCGCGCACCAGCCCGAGGTGTTCGAGATCGCCCGCGCCATGCGCGCGGTGGCGCGGGAGTACGAGCCCGAGCGCCTGCTGGTGGGCGAGGCCTACGGCACGTTCGAGGAGGTGGTGCGCTACTACCGCCCGCCGGCGTTCGACGGGTTCCAGCTACCCTTCAACTTCGCGCTGATCCGTTCGCCGTGGACCGCCCAAGATGTGGGCAGGCTGGTGGACGACTACGAGGCCGCGCTGCCCGAAGGGGCCTGGCCGAACTGGGTGCTCGGCAACCACGACCGCCCCCGCATCGCCACGCGCGCGGGGCGGGCGCAGGCGCGGGTGGCGGCGATGCTGCTGCTGACCCTGCGGGGCACGCCGACGCTGTATCAGGGGGAGGAGCTGGGCAAGGAGGACGCCGTGATCCCGTCCGAGATGGTGCAGGATCCGTGGGGCCGGAACGTGCCGGGGCTGGGGCGCGACCCGGTTCGGACGCCGATGGCCTGGGAGGCGGGCGAGGGCGCCGGCTTCACCACCGGCACGCCCTGGCTGCCGATCGCGGTGCCGCCCGAGGGGCCGGTGGCGGCACAGCACGCCGAGCCGGGGTCGATCCTCAACCTCCATCGCGCGCTCCTGCGCCTGCGCCGCGGCTCGGACGCGCTGCGGCTGGGCGGGTACCGGCGGCTCGACGCCCCCGAGGGGGTGCTGCTCTACGAGCGGCGCCACGGGGGCGAGGCGCTGCGGGTGGCCCTCAACTTCACCGGCGCGGCGGTGGCGATGCCGCTGGAGGGCGATGTGGTGCTGTCCACGCATGGCGGGAGCGATCCCGCCACGCTCCTCGCGAACGAGGGCCGCATCCTGCGCTGA